One segment of Pandoraea pnomenusa DNA contains the following:
- a CDS encoding p-hydroxycinnamoyl CoA hydratase/lyase — translation MNAYEGRWKTVDVKVEGGIGWVIFNRPDKRNAMSPTLNTEMNQVLDAIELDADVKVVVLTGAGAAWTAGMDLKEYFREIDGGPEIVQERVRRDASDWQWRRLRMYSKPTIAMVNGWCFGGGFSPLVACDLAIAADEAVFGLSEINWGIPPGNLVSKAMADTVGHRRALHYIMTGDTFTGVQAAEMGLVNQSVPLAQLRETTLALAAKLLEKNPVVLRAAKHGFKRARELTWEQSEDYLYAKLDQAQLRDPEHGREQGLKQFLDDKSIKPGLQAYKR, via the coding sequence ATGAATGCATACGAAGGACGCTGGAAAACGGTTGATGTGAAAGTCGAGGGCGGTATTGGCTGGGTGATCTTCAATCGTCCGGACAAGCGCAACGCCATGAGCCCGACGCTCAACACCGAGATGAACCAGGTGCTCGACGCCATCGAACTCGACGCCGACGTGAAAGTCGTCGTGCTCACCGGCGCGGGCGCCGCGTGGACGGCGGGCATGGATCTGAAGGAGTACTTCCGCGAGATCGACGGCGGTCCGGAGATCGTGCAGGAGCGTGTGCGTCGCGACGCCTCCGACTGGCAGTGGCGTCGTCTTCGCATGTATTCGAAGCCCACGATCGCCATGGTCAACGGGTGGTGCTTCGGCGGCGGTTTCTCGCCGCTGGTGGCGTGCGATCTGGCGATTGCCGCCGACGAGGCCGTGTTCGGCCTGTCCGAGATCAACTGGGGCATTCCGCCGGGCAACCTGGTGAGCAAGGCGATGGCGGATACTGTCGGCCATCGTCGGGCGCTGCACTACATCATGACTGGCGACACGTTCACCGGCGTGCAGGCTGCGGAAATGGGCCTCGTCAATCAGAGCGTGCCGCTCGCCCAATTGCGCGAGACCACGCTGGCGCTGGCCGCCAAGCTGCTCGAGAAGAATCCGGTGGTGTTGCGCGCGGCCAAGCATGGCTTCAAGCGTGCGCGCGAACTCACGTGGGAACAGAGCGAAGACTACCTGTACGCCAAGCTCGATCAGGCGCAACTGCGCGATCCGGAGCACGGTCGCGAGCAGGGGCTCAAGCAGTTCCTCGACGACAAGTCGATCAAGCCGGGCTTGCAGGCTTACAAGCGCTGA
- a CDS encoding porin: protein MLGAATVLAAPGIADAQSNVTLYGIVDTGIEYVSHASANGAVFRMPGVTGELPSRWGLRGTEDLGGGLAAIFQLESGFNLRGGDQGQGGRLFGRQAFVGLKGPYGTLAFGRQYSMTFYALLGSDVLGPDIYGMGSFDAYIPNARTDNSVTYQVAWQGLSFGAGYSFGRDSGGTGNSPGQGTCAGQVPGQSVQCRDWSVMLKYDASNFGVAASYEEQRGGTNAAANFFDGQPTVAFASSGDKDTRTTLGAYYKYGAFKVGGGWLGRRVSTPAVNTHSNLFYLGAAYNITPAWLVDGQVYRIINSDHNTRGTMTTLRATYSLSVRTAVYAQAAYLFNSAHAAYSVSGGGGGTTPPAGEGQAGVMLGMRHTF, encoded by the coding sequence ATGCTGGGCGCCGCCACCGTACTCGCCGCGCCCGGCATCGCCGACGCGCAATCGAACGTCACGCTGTACGGCATCGTCGACACCGGCATCGAGTACGTCTCTCACGCAAGCGCCAATGGCGCCGTCTTTCGCATGCCCGGCGTGACGGGCGAGTTGCCCTCGCGCTGGGGCCTGCGCGGCACCGAGGATCTTGGCGGCGGACTTGCCGCGATCTTCCAGCTCGAGAGCGGTTTCAACCTGCGCGGCGGCGACCAGGGGCAGGGCGGCCGGTTGTTCGGGCGTCAGGCCTTCGTGGGCCTGAAGGGCCCGTACGGCACGCTCGCGTTCGGGCGGCAGTACTCGATGACGTTCTACGCGCTGCTGGGCTCCGACGTGCTCGGCCCGGACATCTACGGCATGGGGTCGTTCGACGCGTACATTCCCAACGCGCGGACCGACAACTCGGTCACGTACCAGGTGGCGTGGCAGGGACTGAGCTTCGGCGCGGGGTATTCCTTCGGGCGTGATTCGGGCGGTACGGGCAACTCCCCCGGCCAGGGCACGTGCGCCGGACAGGTGCCGGGGCAGTCCGTGCAGTGCCGCGACTGGTCGGTGATGCTCAAGTACGACGCCAGCAACTTCGGCGTGGCCGCGTCGTACGAGGAGCAACGCGGCGGCACCAACGCGGCGGCCAACTTCTTCGACGGACAGCCGACCGTCGCCTTCGCCAGCAGCGGCGACAAGGACACGCGCACGACCCTTGGCGCGTACTACAAGTACGGCGCCTTCAAGGTTGGTGGCGGCTGGCTGGGCCGCCGTGTCTCGACGCCTGCGGTCAACACGCATTCGAACCTCTTCTACCTGGGCGCGGCATACAACATCACCCCGGCCTGGCTCGTGGACGGCCAGGTCTATCGCATCATCAACAGCGATCACAACACGCGCGGCACGATGACCACGCTGCGCGCCACGTATTCGCTGTCGGTGCGCACCGCCGTCTATGCGCAGGCCGCCTATCTGTTCAACAGCGCGCACGCGGCCTACTCGGTCAGCGGCGGCGGAGGCGGTACCACGCCGCCCGCGGGTGAAGGGCAAGCCGGGGTGATGCTCGGCATGCGTCACACGTTCTGA
- the mhpT gene encoding 3-(3-hydroxy-phenyl)propionate transporter MhpT: MESNRDGGARALPIGADGTASGTSPVVMTLALCFAVALLEGLDLQSVGVAARGMSKEFGLSVAQMGIAFSAGTFGLLPGAMVGGRLADSIGRKRVLMLSAALFGVLSIATAFVSDFWMLVIVRVLTGIGLGGAMPNLIALSSEAVAPRKRGTAVSIMYCGIPLGGGIAATIGMLAVSDADWRHIFYVGGVGPLLLLPLLAWCLPESRAFKAATAQGERVTPAPMMSVLFSEGRGLSTVQLWLSYFCTLIVLYFLLNWLPSLMGSRGLARGEIGWVQILFNVGSAVGVLALGYLMDRARMSLVIGGMYLGMIASLVGLAAAHGFGVLATAAFFAGMFIIGGQSVLYALAAAYYPTAMRGTGVGAAVAIGRIGSVVGPLAAGMLLAVGSSAAVVIGASIPVTIVAALAALTLIRRPRAAD; this comes from the coding sequence ATGGAATCGAATCGGGATGGCGGCGCGCGAGCGTTGCCCATCGGCGCGGACGGCACGGCGAGCGGCACCAGCCCGGTCGTCATGACGCTGGCGTTGTGCTTCGCGGTGGCGTTGCTCGAAGGCCTCGACCTGCAGTCGGTCGGCGTGGCGGCGCGCGGCATGTCGAAGGAGTTCGGCCTGAGCGTTGCGCAAATGGGCATCGCGTTTTCGGCCGGCACGTTCGGGCTGCTGCCGGGCGCCATGGTGGGCGGCCGTCTGGCCGACAGCATCGGCCGCAAACGGGTGTTGATGCTCTCGGCGGCATTGTTCGGCGTGCTGTCGATCGCCACGGCGTTCGTGTCGGATTTCTGGATGCTGGTGATCGTGCGTGTGCTCACGGGCATTGGCCTTGGCGGGGCGATGCCGAACCTGATCGCGCTGTCCTCGGAAGCCGTCGCGCCGCGTAAGCGCGGCACCGCGGTGAGCATCATGTACTGCGGCATTCCGCTAGGCGGCGGCATCGCGGCCACGATCGGCATGCTGGCCGTGAGCGATGCCGATTGGCGCCACATCTTCTACGTGGGCGGCGTCGGCCCGCTGCTGCTCCTGCCCTTGCTGGCCTGGTGCCTGCCCGAGTCGCGTGCCTTCAAGGCGGCAACGGCACAGGGCGAGCGTGTCACGCCCGCGCCGATGATGTCGGTGCTGTTCTCCGAGGGGCGCGGCCTGTCGACTGTGCAACTCTGGCTGTCCTACTTCTGCACGCTGATCGTGCTGTACTTCCTGCTCAACTGGTTGCCGTCGCTCATGGGCTCGCGCGGTCTGGCGCGCGGTGAGATCGGCTGGGTTCAGATCCTCTTCAATGTGGGCAGCGCCGTGGGCGTGCTCGCACTGGGCTACCTGATGGATCGGGCGCGCATGTCGCTCGTGATCGGTGGCATGTATCTGGGCATGATCGCGTCGCTCGTCGGGCTGGCGGCCGCGCATGGCTTCGGTGTGTTGGCCACGGCGGCATTCTTCGCGGGCATGTTCATCATCGGCGGGCAGTCCGTGCTCTATGCGCTCGCGGCGGCCTACTACCCGACCGCAATGCGTGGCACCGGCGTGGGCGCCGCGGTGGCCATCGGCCGCATCGGTTCGGTCGTGGGCCCGCTCGCCGCCGGCATGCTGCTGGCCGTGGGAAGCAGCGCGGCCGTCGTGATCGGCGCGAGCATCCCGGTGACGATCGTGGCCGCGCTGGCCGCGCTCACGCTGATCCGTCGTCCCCGCGCGGCTGACTGA
- a CDS encoding MarR family winged helix-turn-helix transcriptional regulator has protein sequence MSVVPQKKKLAHDPVAHESGNEPVDAATGTAEARPRRSKLRLTYVIASLDRLLRRHMSEALAPLGLTLAQFTALSVLDARGKLSNAQLAQRSFITPQSANEVVSVMAARQWITREPDPNHGRIVLLQLTDEGRRVLAQCEAVARDIDARMRADVSREDAAAVQRHLELFVRNLRD, from the coding sequence ATGAGCGTCGTCCCTCAGAAAAAGAAGCTCGCCCACGACCCCGTCGCCCACGAATCCGGCAACGAACCTGTCGATGCGGCGACGGGAACCGCGGAAGCGCGGCCTCGCCGCTCGAAGCTGCGCCTGACGTACGTCATCGCCAGTCTCGACCGCCTGCTGCGTCGCCACATGTCCGAGGCGCTCGCGCCGCTGGGCCTCACACTGGCGCAATTCACCGCGCTGTCGGTGCTCGACGCCCGCGGCAAGCTCTCGAACGCACAACTCGCCCAGCGCTCGTTCATCACGCCGCAATCGGCCAACGAGGTCGTGAGCGTGATGGCGGCGCGCCAGTGGATCACGCGCGAGCCCGATCCCAACCATGGGCGTATCGTGCTGCTGCAACTGACCGACGAAGGCCGCCGCGTGCTCGCCCAGTGCGAGGCGGTGGCCCGCGACATCGACGCGCGCATGCGCGCCGACGTGAGCCGCGAAGACGCCGCCGCCGTGCAGCGCCATCTCGAATTGTTCGTTCGCAACCTGCGCGACTGA
- a CDS encoding response regulator, giving the protein MSKILVVDDSSTVRDEVAGFLRKNGLDVDTAVDGKDGLAKLRGSPGVKLIISDVNMPNMDGLTMVEKIRGELANHAVNVVMLTTESSPAMKERGKAAGVKGWIVKPFKGDAVLETFRKLAG; this is encoded by the coding sequence ATGTCGAAGATTCTCGTGGTCGACGATTCGAGCACCGTGCGCGACGAAGTCGCCGGTTTCCTGCGCAAGAACGGACTGGACGTGGACACGGCCGTCGACGGCAAGGACGGCCTCGCGAAGCTCAGGGGGAGCCCGGGCGTGAAACTGATCATCAGCGACGTGAACATGCCCAACATGGACGGCCTGACGATGGTCGAGAAGATTCGCGGCGAACTGGCGAATCACGCCGTCAATGTCGTGATGCTCACCACCGAGAGCAGCCCGGCGATGAAGGAGCGCGGCAAGGCCGCCGGCGTGAAGGGCTGGATCGTCAAGCCGTTCAAGGGCGACGCGGTGCTCGAGACGTTCCGCAAGCTGGCCGGCTGA
- a CDS encoding chemotaxis protein CheX, translated as MNRSTPRESVSQFLILDDNVEHEYPEALVRGMIDITEGVFRGLFGDDIALTCESPSVVRDRIIFGEVFSLIPLESAWCRGYMMMQAEQVPFMQLLEHTGRCEGQAGFRELNGMLGEMTNLIWGAFKNRYLGEASAADRAQVQVPLLINHKQKYISFGTDNPQLCFVYRVADPVDARIVTLHQHFVFSLNWSPEAFREATPATAAPVETGALELF; from the coding sequence CAGTTCCTGATTCTCGACGACAACGTCGAACACGAATACCCCGAAGCGCTCGTGCGCGGCATGATCGATATCACCGAAGGCGTGTTTCGAGGCCTGTTCGGCGACGACATCGCGCTCACGTGCGAGTCGCCCAGCGTGGTGCGCGATCGCATCATCTTCGGCGAGGTCTTCAGCCTGATTCCGCTCGAGAGCGCCTGGTGCCGCGGCTACATGATGATGCAGGCCGAGCAGGTGCCGTTCATGCAACTGCTCGAGCACACGGGCCGCTGCGAAGGCCAGGCCGGCTTTCGCGAGCTCAACGGCATGCTCGGCGAGATGACCAATCTCATCTGGGGCGCGTTCAAGAATCGCTATCTGGGCGAGGCGTCGGCCGCCGACCGCGCGCAGGTGCAGGTGCCGCTGCTCATCAATCACAAACAGAAGTACATCTCGTTCGGTACCGACAATCCCCAGCTGTGTTTCGTCTATCGCGTCGCCGACCCGGTCGATGCGCGAATTGTCACGCTGCATCAGCATTTCGTCTTCAGCCTGAACTGGTCGCCCGAAGCGTTCCGCGAAGCGACGCCAGCGACGGCCGCACCCGTCGAGACCGGGGCGCTGGAACTGTTCTGA